From the Bacteriovorax sp. Seq25_V genome, one window contains:
- a CDS encoding SH3 domain-containing protein — translation MKKVLAMMTFISLISTVSASSKTMFLNTPYGQIHQNASRVSRIITTFECGQPLKLVRTEEQFSFVTYANYEGYIFSKHLVSEKPKDCYQDKYRKFFEELNLGISDMHYWAKLQDLIVEGSSMP, via the coding sequence ATGAAAAAAGTTCTGGCAATGATGACATTCATTTCGCTCATCAGTACAGTGAGTGCATCGTCTAAAACGATGTTCTTAAATACTCCATATGGACAAATTCACCAGAATGCATCTCGGGTATCAAGAATTATTACTACATTTGAATGCGGTCAACCATTAAAGCTAGTTCGCACAGAAGAACAATTCTCCTTCGTTACCTATGCTAACTATGAAGGATATATCTTCTCAAAGCACTTAGTATCTGAGAAACCTAAAGACTGCTATCAAGATAAGTATAGAAAATTTTTCGAAGAGTTAAATCTTGGGATTTCTGACATGCACTACTGGGCTAAGCTTCAAGATCTTATCGTCGAAGGGAGTTCAATGCCATGA
- the tolQ gene encoding protein TolQ, with protein MNEHQTLDILQIMLNASIVVKGDLLLLVMASIASWGIILRKSLLFKKVFANNEEFYDSFQKASSMTELYDRCDNYDDSPYKRLFCAGFKEFNRLREANDGDLMKLRAHFVDFGMQGIERSLNATKIKVEEELGDSLTTLASIGSITPFVGLFGTVWGIIDSFASLSMGGATLETVAPGIAEALVATAIGLVAAIPAVWFYNKFGSRKAKTSESMIYFGEEFINELERIIAKKTHG; from the coding sequence GTGAATGAACATCAAACTTTAGATATTCTACAAATTATGCTTAATGCAAGTATTGTGGTGAAGGGCGACCTTTTACTACTTGTAATGGCTTCAATTGCATCGTGGGGAATCATTCTTAGAAAATCACTTCTATTTAAAAAAGTATTTGCTAATAATGAGGAATTTTACGATTCATTTCAAAAAGCAAGTTCAATGACAGAACTTTACGATCGTTGTGATAATTATGACGATTCACCTTACAAGAGATTATTCTGCGCTGGCTTCAAAGAGTTTAATAGACTTAGAGAAGCTAATGATGGAGATCTGATGAAGCTTAGAGCTCACTTTGTTGACTTTGGAATGCAGGGGATTGAAAGATCTTTGAATGCAACAAAAATCAAAGTTGAAGAAGAGCTAGGGGATTCTCTAACGACATTAGCTAGTATTGGTTCAATTACACCATTCGTGGGTCTTTTTGGGACGGTTTGGGGAATTATTGATTCATTTGCAAGTTTATCTATGGGAGGAGCAACTCTTGAGACGGTAGCTCCTGGTATTGCAGAAGCTCTTGTTGCAACGGCGATTGGTCTTGTTGCCGCAATCCCTGCGGTATGGTTCTACAATAAGTTTGGAAGTAGAAAAGCTAAAACGTCAGAATCAATGATTTATTTTGGCGAGGAATTTATAAACGAGTTAGAAAGAATAATTGCAAAGAAAACTCACGGGTAA
- a CDS encoding biopolymer transporter ExbD — MAFGSGGNGNGPVSDINVTPLVDVMLVLLVIFMITAPLMFNGIELVLPKTQESNIVSINSSQVILSYTTSEEYYLGKEKVLQSEIISFIKRELQETKSQTLFLRADYKLDYGKVAKLMSYLKANGINQIALVTEVEKE, encoded by the coding sequence ATGGCATTTGGAAGCGGTGGAAATGGAAATGGTCCGGTCTCTGATATTAACGTAACCCCGTTAGTTGACGTAATGTTAGTATTGCTTGTTATCTTTATGATAACGGCACCACTTATGTTCAACGGGATTGAGCTTGTATTACCAAAGACTCAAGAATCAAATATCGTCAGTATAAATTCAAGTCAGGTAATTTTGAGTTATACAACTTCAGAGGAGTATTACTTAGGAAAAGAGAAGGTACTTCAATCTGAGATCATTTCTTTTATAAAGAGAGAATTACAAGAGACGAAATCTCAGACTCTTTTTTTAAGAGCTGACTACAAGCTTGATTATGGAAAAGTTGCAAAATTGATGTCTTATTTAAAAGCAAATGGGATTAATCAAATTGCATTAGTAACAGAGGTAGAGAAAGAGTAG
- a CDS encoding cell envelope integrity protein TolA, whose amino-acid sequence MVYYRKIPYHLVSFGVHALLFALFFLFSKNSFFSSSHDVDKSKIRVVGKAIRVDVVAMPKMTIQELKKYDEAPGDINIKPPEPKKVENTGGDENTVFKKEVKKASFADMLKDLSSRETTKSKAKPVARKNEEQAGAGGISGDKLKKIMSLGNRISEGSALYGNGGENSGDELDKYALSITDLVRRNWSLPGFLSNKDLSCQIQVFISKTGKLIKTNIIKSSGNTDYDQRALNAILKVGNFPAPSEVIANQISTGQIALGFPL is encoded by the coding sequence GTGGTTTATTATCGCAAAATTCCTTATCATCTAGTTTCTTTTGGAGTGCATGCGCTACTTTTCGCACTCTTTTTCTTATTTTCTAAGAACTCATTTTTTTCTAGTAGTCATGACGTTGATAAGTCAAAGATTCGAGTTGTCGGGAAGGCTATTCGAGTTGATGTGGTTGCAATGCCTAAAATGACGATTCAAGAACTGAAGAAGTATGACGAGGCCCCAGGGGATATTAATATTAAGCCACCAGAGCCGAAAAAAGTAGAGAATACAGGTGGTGATGAAAATACTGTTTTTAAAAAAGAAGTAAAAAAAGCTTCTTTTGCAGATATGTTAAAAGATTTAAGTAGTCGTGAGACAACAAAATCAAAAGCGAAGCCTGTCGCAAGAAAAAATGAAGAGCAGGCCGGAGCGGGTGGAATAAGTGGGGACAAGCTTAAAAAGATTATGTCTCTTGGAAATAGAATCAGTGAAGGCTCGGCCTTATATGGGAACGGAGGCGAAAACTCTGGCGATGAGCTTGATAAGTATGCTCTTTCAATAACTGATTTAGTTCGAAGAAATTGGTCACTGCCTGGATTTTTATCAAATAAAGATTTGAGTTGTCAGATTCAAGTCTTTATTTCAAAAACAGGAAAATTAATAAAAACAAATATCATCAAATCAAGCGGCAATACTGATTATGATCAACGAGCGCTAAACGCAATTTTAAAAGTAGGAAACTTTCCTGCTCCAAGTGAAGTCATTGCCAATCAAATATCAACAGGACAAATTGCGCTCGGATTCCCTCTATAA
- a CDS encoding PD40 domain-containing protein, with amino-acid sequence MKLLILLALCFNFNSFAQNSLTIVSVGDAQVVKEKVFVEEPYLNDASLSSLTTTGQKIAEIIRNDFRFYQNYFEVVKGSFSRQAFGTVSYSDRKEKVNYSIQLGISKLENPVLSVKVFNIDKESEIASSNIDLRLDQRRVAHEAAKIAYKAIVGKDPIFTDRIFFVSDYRMPNGIKELFVMDFDGANIKQLTFHKGLVISPAVSPDGTKVLYSLIDEKNKGRAKNNNLMMLDLTTGKSEIISKKAGINSGAVFAEDGLSIYVTLSIHGNAEIYQMELATKSLKRLTRNFAPDVDPSINASGSLMTFLSGRPGNPMIYTMIPTSEENSVKRISYVGKYNATPRFSPDGKEIVFASWMDERFDLYKVNSDGSALGRLTKDFGSNEDPDYSKDGQFIIFTNQRVISRSEAVQNLYIMDIEGKILGALTQNFGKCISPRWSK; translated from the coding sequence ATGAAATTACTGATACTTTTAGCTTTATGCTTTAATTTTAATTCTTTTGCACAGAATTCACTAACTATTGTTTCTGTTGGGGATGCTCAAGTTGTTAAAGAAAAAGTTTTCGTAGAAGAACCTTATTTAAATGATGCGAGCTTGTCGTCATTAACGACTACGGGACAGAAGATTGCGGAAATTATTAGAAATGATTTTCGATTCTATCAAAACTATTTTGAAGTAGTGAAGGGGAGCTTCTCTAGGCAAGCATTTGGAACGGTTTCATATAGTGATAGAAAGGAGAAGGTGAATTACTCAATCCAACTTGGAATTTCTAAACTTGAAAATCCTGTTTTATCTGTAAAAGTTTTTAATATTGATAAAGAGTCAGAGATTGCGTCTTCTAATATTGATTTGAGACTAGATCAGAGACGAGTTGCTCACGAAGCAGCAAAGATTGCTTATAAAGCAATCGTTGGAAAAGACCCTATTTTTACAGATCGAATCTTCTTTGTATCTGACTATAGAATGCCAAATGGAATTAAAGAACTATTTGTGATGGACTTTGATGGGGCCAATATCAAACAACTTACTTTTCATAAAGGACTTGTTATATCGCCTGCAGTTTCTCCTGACGGAACAAAAGTACTTTATAGTTTGATTGATGAAAAGAATAAGGGGAGAGCAAAAAATAATAATCTCATGATGCTTGACCTAACAACAGGCAAGAGTGAAATCATTTCAAAAAAAGCAGGGATAAATTCGGGCGCTGTTTTCGCAGAGGATGGGCTGTCTATTTATGTGACTTTATCCATTCATGGAAATGCTGAAATATATCAAATGGAACTTGCTACAAAATCATTAAAAAGACTAACAAGAAACTTCGCTCCTGACGTTGACCCGTCAATTAATGCAAGTGGATCGCTAATGACGTTTCTTTCTGGTCGTCCAGGAAACCCTATGATTTATACGATGATCCCTACAAGCGAAGAAAATAGCGTAAAAAGAATCTCCTATGTTGGAAAATACAATGCTACCCCAAGATTCTCACCTGATGGGAAGGAGATTGTTTTTGCTTCATGGATGGATGAAAGATTCGATCTTTACAAGGTAAACAGTGACGGAAGCGCTCTGGGACGACTTACCAAAGATTTTGGGTCAAATGAAGACCCAGACTATTCAAAAGATGGACAGTTCATTATTTTTACAAATCAAAGGGTTATCTCTCGCTCTGAGGCCGTCCAAAATTTATACATTATGGACATCGAAGGTAAAATTCTAGGTGCTTTAACGCAAAATTTTGGAAAGTGTATAAGTCCTAGATGGTCTAAGTGA
- a CDS encoding sigma-54-dependent Fis family transcriptional regulator, producing the protein MTNSLTTKSTRIEELSSKLLSTLNESVFFGELTNYVSEIIKSDDILINLIHEDNSSRLVAHNGKAIEDSERIEKATGACGHVVKSRRAYFSNNVSRDPIFANSCSNAVAELCVPVSVDGVIIGTIHLRRNSEEVKFEREDINTVLEILSEIKAPLLNMKMFLSAKYLNESLARKIKEKEMELLKSRNGIQIADTYKISEREIIGKSAIMKELISRVDRVAVTNANVLVNGESGVGKEMIARRIHCRSERRDHAFISVDCSMGTEEQLEAEIFGKEELDLARGSRTIKGMVEACDGGTLFVNNIHRLPVRLQAKLVSFMRDGIFFRVGSQSPLKSDVRVIAASNKDLKDMVSEGTFREDLYFVIATVGLRVPSLKERREDIEVLANFFLNKDKNVENQKSMSPGVVKQLLDYNWPGNVRELQSIMERAYILSPSSIIERDHLADCVKAEVVEVVETEKVEMNFREMTLNDLEKHHICQTLEHLSGNKTKTAKVLGITVKTLYNKLHSYGMIDAKEA; encoded by the coding sequence ATGACTAACTCACTGACTACAAAATCAACAAGAATTGAAGAATTATCGTCTAAACTTCTTTCAACTTTAAATGAGTCTGTTTTCTTTGGTGAGTTAACAAATTATGTTTCTGAGATCATTAAATCAGACGATATTCTTATCAATCTTATTCACGAAGATAATAGCTCAAGACTAGTAGCACATAACGGTAAAGCGATTGAGGATTCTGAAAGAATTGAAAAAGCAACTGGTGCATGTGGACATGTAGTAAAGTCTAGAAGAGCATACTTTTCAAATAACGTTAGTAGAGATCCAATCTTTGCGAACTCTTGTTCAAATGCTGTTGCTGAACTTTGTGTACCAGTATCAGTTGATGGTGTAATCATTGGAACAATCCACTTAAGAAGAAATTCTGAAGAAGTAAAATTTGAAAGAGAAGATATCAATACAGTACTAGAAATTTTAAGTGAAATTAAAGCACCACTTCTTAATATGAAGATGTTCCTTTCGGCTAAGTATTTAAATGAATCATTGGCAAGAAAGATTAAAGAAAAAGAAATGGAACTTCTAAAATCAAGAAATGGAATCCAAATTGCTGATACATACAAAATCTCTGAAAGAGAAATTATTGGTAAGTCAGCTATTATGAAAGAACTTATCTCAAGAGTTGATAGAGTTGCTGTAACTAACGCAAACGTACTAGTTAACGGTGAATCAGGTGTTGGTAAAGAAATGATCGCAAGAAGAATTCACTGTAGAAGTGAAAGAAGAGATCACGCATTTATCTCTGTTGATTGTTCAATGGGAACTGAAGAGCAACTAGAAGCAGAAATTTTTGGAAAAGAAGAACTAGACCTTGCAAGAGGATCAAGAACAATTAAAGGAATGGTAGAAGCTTGTGATGGTGGAACACTATTCGTAAATAATATCCATAGATTACCAGTAAGACTACAAGCTAAACTTGTAAGCTTTATGAGAGATGGAATCTTCTTTAGAGTTGGTTCTCAATCTCCACTTAAGTCTGATGTTAGAGTTATTGCAGCTTCTAACAAAGACCTTAAAGATATGGTTTCTGAAGGAACATTTAGAGAAGACCTATACTTTGTAATCGCAACTGTTGGTCTAAGAGTACCTTCTTTAAAAGAGAGAAGAGAAGATATTGAAGTACTTGCTAACTTCTTCTTAAATAAAGATAAGAATGTAGAAAATCAAAAATCAATGTCTCCTGGTGTTGTTAAACAACTTTTAGACTATAACTGGCCTGGAAACGTAAGAGAGCTTCAATCAATTATGGAAAGAGCATATATTCTTTCTCCAAGTTCAATCATCGAAAGAGATCACTTGGCAGATTGCGTAAAAGCTGAAGTAGTTGAAGTTGTTGAAACTGAGAAAGTAGAAATGAACTTTAGAGAGATGACTCTTAATGATCTTGAAAAGCACCACATTTGCCAAACTTTAGAGCATTTAAGTGGTAACAAGACAAAAACAGCTAAAGTTTTAGGAATTACAGTAAAAACTTTATATAATAAGCTTCACAGCTACGGTATGATTGACGCAAAAGAGGCGTAA
- a CDS encoding HD domain-containing protein produces MDVVKSNIVFDPLYGFINLTPLEVEIIHSPFFQRLRWIKQLGFSCYVFHGAEHSRYGHSIGVMHNAHHILKSCGRAVSDEELHDPKCLTKEAIYHKAIRVSALLHDIGTFCFSHTTEMAYIRFGETTNKRGGKGLKDDHENLGSFIIKNTNYEGGLTYILEKYGIDPQEVSDLVKGVHPSVMANQILHSEIDCDRMDYLLRDAHYTGLKYGAYDRDYLLHHFKSMRVGDHDILTIKHNALHCVEDFLNARFAWYSQVIRSPRGARYDAIAERVCFHFLEKGYVYRYSDLLDMISKEPMKFFGFNDSYFMNTVHAKYIDGSLDNVPDIKDMAKTLLLKTGAVSIKADELKQVLLNQDDISGNEKVFKKAHNKAKQIEAVIQEKGSSADWVLPDIPSKMIIFVKSPKAIAKDNNMSNLLLERDPVKISYQNGDVKLLADVENSIISKLSRSMSYTPNVFCSNSAFELLVKEGIATRIP; encoded by the coding sequence ATGGATGTTGTAAAAAGTAATATCGTATTTGATCCGTTATACGGATTTATCAATCTCACCCCACTTGAAGTAGAAATCATTCATAGTCCTTTTTTTCAACGTCTCAGATGGATTAAGCAATTAGGTTTTTCTTGTTATGTATTTCATGGCGCGGAACACTCACGCTATGGACACTCTATTGGAGTAATGCATAATGCTCATCATATTTTAAAGTCTTGTGGACGTGCTGTTTCTGACGAAGAATTACATGATCCAAAGTGTCTAACCAAAGAAGCGATTTATCATAAGGCCATTAGAGTATCAGCTCTACTTCATGATATTGGAACATTCTGTTTTTCTCATACAACAGAGATGGCATATATTAGATTCGGTGAAACAACTAATAAGCGTGGTGGAAAAGGTTTAAAAGATGATCATGAAAATCTTGGATCTTTTATAATCAAAAATACAAACTATGAAGGTGGTTTAACTTATATCCTTGAAAAGTATGGTATTGATCCACAAGAGGTTTCTGACCTAGTAAAAGGAGTGCATCCATCGGTAATGGCAAATCAAATTCTACATTCGGAAATTGATTGTGACAGAATGGACTATCTTCTAAGAGATGCTCACTATACAGGTTTAAAGTACGGAGCTTATGACCGTGATTATTTACTTCATCACTTTAAATCGATGAGAGTAGGTGATCATGATATTTTAACAATTAAGCACAACGCTCTTCACTGCGTAGAAGATTTTCTAAATGCAAGATTTGCTTGGTATTCGCAAGTAATTCGCTCTCCTCGTGGAGCACGGTATGATGCTATCGCAGAAAGAGTATGTTTCCATTTCTTAGAAAAAGGTTATGTGTACCGTTATAGCGATCTTCTCGATATGATCTCTAAAGAGCCGATGAAGTTCTTTGGATTCAACGATAGTTACTTTATGAATACTGTTCATGCTAAGTATATCGATGGCAGTCTCGATAATGTTCCAGATATTAAAGATATGGCGAAAACACTTCTTTTAAAAACTGGTGCGGTTTCTATTAAGGCCGATGAACTCAAGCAAGTTCTTCTCAATCAAGATGATATTAGTGGTAATGAGAAGGTTTTCAAGAAGGCCCATAATAAAGCGAAGCAAATCGAAGCTGTTATTCAGGAGAAAGGATCAAGTGCTGACTGGGTTCTTCCTGATATTCCTTCAAAGATGATTATCTTTGTGAAGTCTCCAAAGGCCATTGCAAAAGATAATAATATGTCCAATCTTTTACTTGAGAGAGATCCTGTTAAGATCAGTTATCAAAATGGTGACGTTAAACTATTAGCAGATGTTGAAAACTCTATTATTTCTAAGCTAAGTAGAAGCATGAGCTACACACCAAATGTTTTTTGCTCAAATAGTGCATTCGAACTTCTTGTGAAAGAGGGGATTGCGACGAGGATTCCATAA
- a CDS encoding protein-glutamate O-methyltransferase CheR: MATSNEIYKFFADYIYQHTGITYLEKDYYRLDSRFKDLLEVFEVNTVEELYKMYKANITPDMHAVLINFSTNNETYFFRDNKPFKALTTLMLPELAQKYTMGLFNIWSCAASTGQESYSILMSINDMKDKSFFPRVMIEASDISQTALDKAKKGIYNGLDVQRGLPITTLMKYFEQLPDENWEVSKELRSKVKFFEFNLLTGKFKENNYHIIFCRNVLIYQDKDNKEAILKNITKSLKPGGFLVLGNGESLIGLDIDLKRVTHDGLTIYQKAE; encoded by the coding sequence ATGGCTACAAGTAATGAAATTTACAAGTTCTTTGCTGATTATATTTATCAGCACACTGGAATCACCTACTTAGAGAAGGATTACTATCGCCTTGATTCACGATTTAAGGATCTCTTAGAGGTTTTTGAAGTGAACACTGTTGAAGAATTATATAAGATGTATAAGGCAAATATCACTCCTGATATGCACGCTGTTCTTATTAATTTTTCTACAAATAACGAGACCTATTTTTTTAGAGACAATAAACCTTTCAAGGCCCTAACCACTCTAATGCTTCCGGAATTGGCCCAAAAGTATACAATGGGACTTTTCAATATCTGGAGTTGTGCAGCGAGTACTGGTCAAGAGTCTTACTCAATTCTTATGTCTATTAATGATATGAAGGACAAGAGCTTCTTTCCTCGCGTCATGATTGAAGCCTCAGACATCTCTCAAACAGCTCTTGATAAGGCTAAAAAAGGAATATATAACGGTCTGGACGTTCAACGTGGTTTACCAATTACGACTCTAATGAAATACTTTGAACAACTTCCTGATGAGAACTGGGAAGTCAGTAAGGAATTAAGATCGAAGGTAAAATTCTTTGAATTTAATCTCCTAACAGGAAAATTCAAAGAGAACAATTACCACATTATTTTTTGTCGTAATGTTCTTATTTATCAAGACAAGGATAATAAGGAAGCAATTCTTAAGAATATCACGAAGTCTTTAAAGCCTGGAGGATTTCTTGTTCTTGGAAACGGCGAAAGCTTAATTGGACTTGATATTGATTTAAAAAGAGTTACCCACGATGGGTTAACAATATATCAGAAAGCTGAATAG
- a CDS encoding ABC transporter ATP-binding protein produces MISEGYRQTPDSLFSEPHHQSQTLFRLDNVRVSYRDFDALRDVNLQIRSGEIIFLTGASGAGKTTLLNVLAGNIRPSSGKIQSSNNQFVAQVFQDLKLIERLTCRENLQFAFDPSIYKNKKEFDSDLEELAKIMGISNRLDSKLSEANGGLKQKISIVRALLTRPSVFLADEPTSSLDYENAKRFFDLLNIYNVKRKMTVVWASHNRELVQKFSGRIIHLDKGRLIHSGHACFI; encoded by the coding sequence ATGATATCAGAAGGTTACCGCCAAACTCCGGATAGTCTCTTCAGTGAGCCTCATCACCAAAGCCAGACACTTTTTAGATTAGACAACGTAAGAGTTAGTTATCGTGATTTCGATGCTCTTAGAGATGTAAATTTACAAATTCGTTCAGGCGAAATTATTTTTTTAACAGGTGCCTCTGGAGCAGGTAAGACAACATTATTAAATGTACTTGCTGGTAATATCAGACCGAGTTCTGGAAAGATTCAATCTTCTAATAATCAGTTCGTTGCCCAAGTTTTTCAGGACTTGAAATTGATTGAGCGCTTAACATGTAGAGAGAACCTACAATTTGCATTTGATCCATCTATTTATAAAAATAAAAAAGAATTTGATTCTGATCTTGAAGAATTAGCAAAAATCATGGGTATAAGTAATCGCCTTGATTCGAAATTATCTGAAGCAAATGGCGGTTTGAAGCAGAAAATTTCGATTGTAAGAGCATTATTAACAAGACCTAGCGTGTTTCTAGCTGATGAACCAACGAGTTCTCTTGATTATGAAAATGCGAAGAGATTTTTTGACCTTCTTAATATCTATAACGTGAAAAGAAAAATGACTGTGGTATGGGCATCTCATAATAGAGAGCTAGTTCAAAAATTTAGTGGAAGAATTATTCATTTAGATAAAGGTAGATTGATTCATTCGGGGCATGCATGTTTTATATAA